A window from Hemicordylus capensis ecotype Gifberg chromosome 2, rHemCap1.1.pri, whole genome shotgun sequence encodes these proteins:
- the LOC128347660 gene encoding Bardet-Biedl syndrome 12 protein homolog isoform X2 produces the protein MAFRNMNRKRHIGLQQLSSLASIGRSLLGPVKSSKFFFDESTCGSTLICSAVKLLENLDLSSAVGQLLNEAVQAQHNEFKTGTTTLLFLVGAWSNAVLECLQQDVPVSVIVTVMSESLDSCIEHVQCLSISIEKMQQKLGCVPVEGNDKAPIDTSSGACGRQIFEIPAPDIKSNDDLLNSLEHLYLQASEEKSSVPPVNQVNTCKSWEESMFPSVLPTRSTAYSLAKSGNGSYVYTVCKNNLGRSSHNKRLKLTHSRYFSSARENNSQQKTEHWDESAKHSDGPSDLKQLAMSLSHGNWPCMKLVQDILKFQLQTSSKMADTHPFQFNISEVVTCCLPGMSESHSCVYPGYITLVCPEKAAVAKQLQDRPLRIILADGDLTETYHHLGFNRSPNVRMVLEGVNIQDSNSSLWVDSMLDILLQSRINLILVHGNACENLEGKCLLNNIVIINRVPHCVLKAFSDITQAERVTYLTQG, from the coding sequence ATGGCTTTCAGGAACATGAACAGAAAGAGGCACATTGGACTACAGCAGCTTTCGTCTTTGGCATCCATCGGAAGAAGCCTTTTAGGACCAGTGAAATCATCCAAATTTTTTTTTGATGAAAGTACTTGTGGTAGCACGTTGATTTGCTCTGCTGTGAAACTCCTTGAAAACTTGGATTTAAGTAGTGCAGTGGGACAGCTTCTTAATGAAGCTGTCCAGGCTCAGCACAATGAATTTAAAACGGGGACAACTACCCTGTTATTTCTTGTTGGTGCGTGGAGCAATGCTGTTCTGGAATGTCTTCAGCAGGATGTTCCCGTTTCAGTCATAGTAACTGTGATGTCTGAAAGTCTGGATTCTTgcattgagcatgtgcagtgcctTTCAATATCGATAGAAAAGATGCAGCAAAAGCTAGGTTGTGTTCCTGTAGAAGGTAATGACAAAGCTCCTATTGACACAAGTTCTGGTGCATGTGGAAGGCAGATTTTTGAAATTCCAGCCCCAGATATAAAATCAAACGATGATCTTTTAAATTCGCTTGAACATCTTTATCTGCAAGCTTCAGAAGAAAAATCATCAGTTCCTCCAGTTAACCAAGTGAACACATGTAAATCTTGGGAAGAATCTATGTTTCCTTCAGTGTTACCTACAAGGAGCACAGCATATTCACTTGCTAAATCAGGAAATGGCAGTTATGTTTACACAGTTTGCAAAAATAATTTGGGAAGATCAAGCCATAACAAAAGGTTAAAACTGACCCACAGTAGGTACTTTAGTAGTGCAAGAGAAAATAATTCACAACAGAAAACAGAACACTGGGATGAATCTGCAAAACATTCTGATGGGCCCAGTGATTTAAAGCAACTGGCAATGTCTCTTAGCCATGGAAACTGGCCTTGCATGAAACTAGTACAGGATATTCTCAAATTCCAGTTGCAAACTTCCAGCAAAATGGCAGACACCCATCCCttccaatttaatatttcagAAGTTGTGACGTGTTGTTTACCAGGAATGTCTGAAAGTCATTCTTGTGTTTATCCTGGGTACATCACTTTAGTATGCCCAGAGAAAGCAGCTGTTGCTAAGCAACTTCAGGATAGGCCTCTTCGTATTATTCTTGCAGATGGTGACCTGACTGAAACATATCACCATTTGGGGTTTAACAGGTCACCTAATGTGAGAATGGTCTTAGAAGGTGTGAATATTCAAGACAGCAACTCAAGCTTGTGGGTTGACTCTATGTTGGATATTCTGCTTCAGTCCAGGATAAATTTAATTTTGGTGCACGGCAACGCATGTGAAAATTTAGAGGGGAAATGCTTACTAAACAACATAGTGATCATTAATCGGGTACCCCACTGTGTGTTGAAGGCTTTTAGCGATATTACACAGGCTGAAAGAGTGACCTACCTCACTCAG
- the LOC128347660 gene encoding Bardet-Biedl syndrome 12 protein-like isoform X1 gives MAFRNMNRKRHIGLQQLSSLASIGRSLLGPVKSSKFFFDESTCGSTLICSAVKLLENLDLSSAVGQLLNEAVQAQHNEFKTGTTTLLFLVGAWSNAVLECLQQDVPVSVIVTVMSESLDSCIEHVQCLSISIEKMQQKLGCVPVEGNDKAPIDTSSGACGRQIFEIPAPDIKSNDDLLNSLEHLYLQASEEKSSVPPVNQVNTCKSWEESMFPSVLPTRSTAYSLAKSGNGSYVYTVCKNNLGRSSHNKRLKLTHSRYFSSARENNSQQKTEHWDESAKHSDGPSDLKQLAMSLSHGNWPCMKLVQDILKFQLQTSSKMADTHPFQFNISEVVTCCLPGMSESHSCVYPGYITLVCPEKAAVAKQLQDRPLRIILADGDLTETYHHLGFNRSPNVRMVLEGVNIQDSNSSLWVDSMLDILLQSRINLILVHGNACENLEGKCLLNNIVIINRVPHCVLKAFSDITQAERVTYLTQVNEHCIGEGVSLKLWGALELNWVELDDCMPVAITVNGIHLTTAVLSSPVISKMLAIEDQFWTCAYRVHHALLDHAVFPGGGTVEFLCLIYLENLEKAVTNPTGELCAGPSWLAKSLEQYKTLVLNALACGWHQYLCTVMYKAANCATELEASTLIQQHLTKAAVCWSPLSYVMDEFRKEKIGVASFEHIGIHEKALRVYDNVTAKAEAWRRALDLVLLVLQTDAEIITGPKRDQLLDSQASNEFIFL, from the coding sequence ATGGCTTTCAGGAACATGAACAGAAAGAGGCACATTGGACTACAGCAGCTTTCGTCTTTGGCATCCATCGGAAGAAGCCTTTTAGGACCAGTGAAATCATCCAAATTTTTTTTTGATGAAAGTACTTGTGGTAGCACGTTGATTTGCTCTGCTGTGAAACTCCTTGAAAACTTGGATTTAAGTAGTGCAGTGGGACAGCTTCTTAATGAAGCTGTCCAGGCTCAGCACAATGAATTTAAAACGGGGACAACTACCCTGTTATTTCTTGTTGGTGCGTGGAGCAATGCTGTTCTGGAATGTCTTCAGCAGGATGTTCCCGTTTCAGTCATAGTAACTGTGATGTCTGAAAGTCTGGATTCTTgcattgagcatgtgcagtgcctTTCAATATCGATAGAAAAGATGCAGCAAAAGCTAGGTTGTGTTCCTGTAGAAGGTAATGACAAAGCTCCTATTGACACAAGTTCTGGTGCATGTGGAAGGCAGATTTTTGAAATTCCAGCCCCAGATATAAAATCAAACGATGATCTTTTAAATTCGCTTGAACATCTTTATCTGCAAGCTTCAGAAGAAAAATCATCAGTTCCTCCAGTTAACCAAGTGAACACATGTAAATCTTGGGAAGAATCTATGTTTCCTTCAGTGTTACCTACAAGGAGCACAGCATATTCACTTGCTAAATCAGGAAATGGCAGTTATGTTTACACAGTTTGCAAAAATAATTTGGGAAGATCAAGCCATAACAAAAGGTTAAAACTGACCCACAGTAGGTACTTTAGTAGTGCAAGAGAAAATAATTCACAACAGAAAACAGAACACTGGGATGAATCTGCAAAACATTCTGATGGGCCCAGTGATTTAAAGCAACTGGCAATGTCTCTTAGCCATGGAAACTGGCCTTGCATGAAACTAGTACAGGATATTCTCAAATTCCAGTTGCAAACTTCCAGCAAAATGGCAGACACCCATCCCttccaatttaatatttcagAAGTTGTGACGTGTTGTTTACCAGGAATGTCTGAAAGTCATTCTTGTGTTTATCCTGGGTACATCACTTTAGTATGCCCAGAGAAAGCAGCTGTTGCTAAGCAACTTCAGGATAGGCCTCTTCGTATTATTCTTGCAGATGGTGACCTGACTGAAACATATCACCATTTGGGGTTTAACAGGTCACCTAATGTGAGAATGGTCTTAGAAGGTGTGAATATTCAAGACAGCAACTCAAGCTTGTGGGTTGACTCTATGTTGGATATTCTGCTTCAGTCCAGGATAAATTTAATTTTGGTGCACGGCAACGCATGTGAAAATTTAGAGGGGAAATGCTTACTAAACAACATAGTGATCATTAATCGGGTACCCCACTGTGTGTTGAAGGCTTTTAGCGATATTACACAGGCTGAAAGAGTGACCTACCTCACTCAGGTAAATGAGCATTGTATAGGTGAAGGTGTCTCTCTGAAACTCTGGGGAGCTCTGGAATTAAATTGGGTGGAACTGGATGATTGCATGCCAGTTGCTATAACAGTGAACGGAATTCACCTGACTACAGCTGTGCTTAGTAGCCCAGTTATATCCAAGATGCTAGCCATTGAAGATCAGTTTTGGACCTGTGCATATCGTGTGCATCATGCCCTTCTCGATCATGCAGTCTTTCCTGGAGGCGGTACTGTTGAGTTTCTGTGCCTCATTTACCTTGAGAATCTGGAGAAAGCCGTCACAAATCCCACAGGAGAATTATGTGCTGGTCCCTCTTGGCTTGCAAAGTCTTTGGAACAATATAAGACTCTGGTGCTTAATGCTTTGGCATGTGGTTGGCACCAGTACCTTTGTACTGTCATGTATAAGGCTGCAAACTGTGCAACAGAGTTGGAAGCCAGCACCCTTATACAGCAACATCTCAcaaaagcagcagtgtgctggtcACCATTGTCCTACGTAATGGATGAGTTTAGAAAGGAGAAGATAGGAGTAGCCAGTTTTGAACATATAGGGATTCACGAAAAAGCTCTAAGAGTGTATGACAATGTTACGGCCAAGGCAGAAGCATGGCGTAGAGCTCTAGATTTGGTGCTATTAGTTCTTCAAACAGATGCTGAAATTATTACAGGACCTAAGAGGGATCAGTTACTTGATTCACAGGCCTCAAATGAGTTCATATTTTTATAG